In one window of Bacteriovorax sp. BAL6_X DNA:
- a CDS encoding flotillin family protein produces MLFSTFGIMGIIVVPVLILLFAAIFLSKQYKRCPSNQILVIYGSVGSGQSAKCIHGGGSFVIPLLQDYTYLSLEPLTIEIDLRSALSKKNIRVNVPSTFTVGISTTANIMTNAAERLLGLSTAEVSNQAQDIILGQMRLVIATLAIEEINQDREKFLDLVNKNVNLELNKIGLDVINVNIRDITDESGYIEAIGKKAAAEAINKAKVEVAEQDKDGAIGEANANKEKEVQVANQVAESEAGQKEAERNKRIRIAKYEAEGITGEAAALREQEVAQAKQRAITEQGKKEALKEQRVFVAIQEAESVKGENESKASIAEYDATLKEKQADAAKRGEVALAQAQKAVLEAQKLEEIARLEKTELAQEEINKRKVEITAEAEAERQRRIAKGEADAILAKYEAEAQGIQKVLEAKAQGYHKLVEIVGDDKRLVPTLLMVEQLPEIIAQQVKAVQDLKIDKVTVWDGGGNGHNGKSATSNFLSGLINSLPAVHDLAKQAGVELPEFLGQLTPSENNAIDSAPPTSHNQ; encoded by the coding sequence ATGCTATTTAGTACTTTTGGAATTATGGGGATTATTGTAGTTCCTGTATTAATTCTACTTTTTGCGGCCATCTTTTTATCAAAACAATATAAGAGATGTCCTTCAAATCAAATTTTAGTTATCTATGGTAGTGTTGGCTCAGGGCAATCTGCAAAATGTATACACGGTGGTGGTTCATTTGTTATACCCCTACTTCAAGATTACACATATCTTTCGCTAGAGCCATTAACAATTGAAATTGATTTGAGAAGTGCACTTTCTAAAAAGAATATTCGTGTGAATGTTCCTTCAACATTTACAGTAGGTATTTCGACTACAGCTAATATTATGACAAACGCAGCTGAGCGTCTTCTTGGCCTATCGACAGCGGAAGTATCAAATCAGGCCCAAGATATTATTCTAGGGCAAATGCGTCTTGTCATTGCAACTCTAGCAATTGAAGAGATTAATCAGGATAGAGAGAAATTCCTAGATTTAGTTAATAAGAACGTAAATCTTGAACTTAACAAAATTGGTCTTGATGTTATTAACGTTAACATTCGAGATATCACGGATGAATCAGGATATATTGAAGCTATTGGAAAGAAAGCTGCAGCAGAAGCGATTAACAAAGCGAAAGTAGAAGTTGCTGAACAAGATAAAGATGGTGCCATTGGTGAAGCAAATGCAAACAAGGAAAAAGAAGTCCAGGTTGCTAATCAAGTTGCCGAGTCAGAAGCTGGTCAAAAAGAGGCCGAGAGAAATAAAAGAATCCGTATTGCCAAATATGAAGCAGAAGGGATTACTGGAGAGGCCGCTGCTTTAAGAGAGCAGGAAGTTGCCCAAGCAAAGCAGAGAGCAATTACTGAGCAAGGTAAGAAAGAGGCCTTAAAAGAGCAGAGAGTCTTCGTTGCCATTCAAGAAGCGGAGTCTGTAAAAGGTGAAAATGAATCTAAGGCAAGTATTGCTGAATATGATGCTACTTTAAAAGAGAAGCAAGCCGATGCGGCCAAGCGAGGAGAGGTCGCCCTAGCACAAGCACAAAAAGCTGTGCTCGAAGCTCAGAAGCTAGAAGAGATTGCAAGGCTTGAGAAAACAGAACTAGCACAAGAAGAGATTAACAAGAGAAAAGTTGAAATAACAGCAGAGGCTGAAGCGGAAAGACAAAGAAGAATTGCAAAAGGTGAAGCAGATGCGATCCTAGCGAAATATGAAGCTGAAGCACAAGGTATTCAAAAAGTACTTGAAGCGAAAGCGCAAGGTTATCATAAACTTGTAGAAATAGTTGGGGATGACAAAAGACTTGTTCCTACTCTACTTATGGTAGAACAACTTCCAGAAATCATTGCTCAACAAGTTAAGGCCGTCCAAGATCTTAAAATTGATAAGGTTACTGTATGGGACGGTGGCGGAAATGGTCACAATGGAAAGAGTGCAACGTCAAACTTTCTTAGTGGCCTAATCAATTCTCTACCTGCGGTACACGACCTTGCAAAACAGGCCGGTGTTGAACTTCCTGAATTTCTTGGACAATTAACACCATCAGAAAATAATGCCATTGATAGTGCCCCTCCGACTAGTCACAATCAATAA
- a CDS encoding TIGR02147 family protein has translation MQNEIIEKLSNEFANAKAKNPSYSLRAYSSRLGIQVSALSEILNGKRAITKNMGQRILSGLGVSPIESEKILSGSKAKEEFNLSLDYFKVISDWYYFAILSLAEIPNFKAQPEWISERLNISRREAKLALDRLIKLEMLVKNKDGSYEASGIQYKTPTDILNVSLKNHTVQTLELAMNSVINDPIEERDFSTVTMAIDPSNIEEAKKMIKSFRKRLSKKLETGSKKEVYKLSVQLFPLSRKRKEIENE, from the coding sequence ATGCAAAACGAGATAATAGAAAAACTTTCAAATGAATTTGCAAATGCAAAGGCAAAAAATCCATCTTATTCGCTGAGGGCTTATTCAAGTAGGTTAGGCATTCAAGTTTCAGCCTTATCTGAGATATTAAATGGAAAAAGAGCTATTACAAAGAATATGGGACAAAGAATTCTGTCAGGGCTTGGAGTGAGTCCTATCGAGTCGGAGAAAATATTGTCAGGTTCGAAAGCTAAAGAAGAATTTAATTTGTCATTGGATTATTTTAAGGTCATCTCAGATTGGTACTACTTTGCGATTCTATCTTTGGCCGAAATTCCAAATTTTAAAGCACAGCCTGAATGGATATCAGAGAGATTGAATATTTCACGAAGAGAAGCAAAGCTCGCTCTAGATAGGCTTATAAAACTTGAGATGTTAGTGAAAAACAAAGATGGAAGCTATGAAGCATCAGGCATCCAATATAAAACACCTACAGATATCTTAAATGTTTCATTAAAGAATCATACAGTTCAAACTCTAGAACTCGCTATGAATTCTGTTATTAATGATCCAATTGAAGAGAGGGATTTTTCAACCGTTACAATGGCCATCGATCCCTCCAATATCGAAGAGGCAAAAAAGATGATTAAGTCTTTTCGAAAACGATTGTCTAAGAAACTCGAAACAGGAAGTAAAAAAGAAGTTTATAAATTGTCAGTTCAATTATTCCCTTTAAGTAGGAAGCGTAAGGAGATCGAAAATGAATAA
- a CDS encoding recombinase family protein yields MKRLKECDIELRPVGSNQKRKRGLGYGEKVEKRNVIEHKRESEAIRKMIELRDKGYSYRKIAEILNTMKVPTKTGKGGWHGKTIHQILTRLKVG; encoded by the coding sequence ATGAAGCGTCTAAAGGAATGTGACATAGAGTTACGACCAGTGGGGTCAAATCAAAAAAGAAAAAGAGGTCTTGGATATGGTGAAAAGGTTGAGAAGCGAAATGTCATTGAACATAAGAGAGAATCAGAGGCCATAAGGAAAATGATTGAGCTAAGAGATAAGGGATATAGCTACCGAAAAATTGCTGAGATTCTGAATACGATGAAGGTTCCTACGAAGACAGGTAAAGGTGGATGGCATGGGAAGACCATTCATCAAATCTTGACGAGGTTAAAGGTTGGCTAA
- a CDS encoding CopG family transcriptional regulator produces MAKKKGSEANLKAVEYTLPTKGEKLDATLSIRLPEELKAELQKFCKKKKLKVNTLINHIIEEFLDGQ; encoded by the coding sequence ATGGCAAAAAAGAAAGGCAGTGAAGCTAATTTGAAAGCAGTTGAATATACTCTCCCAACGAAAGGAGAAAAGTTAGACGCTACCCTGAGTATAAGGCTTCCAGAAGAGCTTAAAGCTGAACTACAAAAGTTTTGTAAAAAGAAGAAACTGAAAGTTAACACGCTAATAAATCATATTATTGAAGAGTTTCTCGACGGCCAATAA
- a CDS encoding recombinase family protein: MKESKYLALYVRTSTAHQKKGSISQQMYLERYCKQNNIENYKVYIDENFSGRLGVNRRPSLEKLITDVEEEKVYKVITVSLSRVSRSLKDLLNIVEKFQQCGCEFESLTESFNINNMHGRLVMSILGAVATLESEIAGERTRIGLQACKEKGIKLGRKKLISDEKIIETAKMTDLSVRSIAKLHGCSPSSVSRILKKHRTQKPCEV; encoded by the coding sequence ATGAAAGAAAGTAAATATTTGGCACTTTATGTAAGAACTAGCACTGCTCATCAAAAGAAAGGGAGTATCTCCCAACAAATGTACCTTGAGAGGTATTGCAAACAAAACAATATCGAGAACTACAAGGTCTATATTGATGAGAACTTTTCTGGTCGACTGGGTGTTAACCGTAGGCCATCTCTTGAAAAGCTAATTACGGATGTAGAAGAAGAGAAAGTGTATAAGGTAATAACTGTATCTTTATCCAGAGTTAGTCGTTCTCTTAAGGACTTGTTAAATATTGTAGAGAAGTTTCAGCAATGTGGATGTGAGTTTGAGAGTCTTACAGAGTCTTTTAATATTAACAATATGCACGGAAGGCTTGTCATGTCGATTTTAGGTGCAGTGGCAACACTTGAGTCTGAAATCGCAGGAGAGAGGACCAGAATAGGTTTACAGGCCTGTAAAGAGAAAGGCATTAAGTTAGGTCGTAAAAAGCTTATATCGGATGAGAAGATAATAGAGACAGCTAAAATGACCGATTTATCTGTACGCTCAATAGCTAAGCTACACGGCTGTAGTCCGAGCAGTGTTTCTCGAATATTGAAAAAACATAGAACTCAGAAACCCTGTGAGGTTTAA
- a CDS encoding helix-turn-helix transcriptional regulator: MDLQLKDNLRRILSEKDWSIPTLSKRCGVASTTIQNWAEGKPPRDMRQVKQVANTLGLTLDALCFDDLGSPTENLIEQYREEINVGIFEVILRKKQ, translated from the coding sequence ATGGACTTACAATTAAAAGATAATTTAAGACGGATTCTCTCAGAGAAGGATTGGAGTATACCTACTCTATCTAAACGTTGTGGGGTTGCTTCTACAACTATTCAGAACTGGGCCGAAGGAAAGCCTCCCCGTGATATGAGACAAGTTAAACAAGTTGCAAATACCTTAGGACTAACATTAGATGCTTTGTGCTTCGATGATTTAGGTAGTCCAACGGAGAATCTCATTGAGCAATATAGGGAAGAAATAAACGTTGGTATCTTTGAAGTAATACTCCGCAAAAAACAATAG